In a genomic window of Drosophila takahashii strain IR98-3 E-12201 chromosome 3L, DtakHiC1v2, whole genome shotgun sequence:
- the Or67c gene encoding odorant receptor 67c, whose amino-acid sequence MEKTGETSPRTFLELMRVPVQFYRSIGEDIYAHRSTNPLKSLLLKIYLYAGFINFNLLVIGELVFFYNSIQDFETIRLAIAVAPCIGFSLVADFKQFAMVRGKKTLIMLLDDLEEMHPKSLKKQREYRLPDFEKTMKRVINVFTFLCLAYTTTFSFYPAIKASVKFNFLGYDTFDRNFGFLIWFPFDATSSNLIYWITYWDIAHGAYLAGIAFLCADLLLVVVITQICMHFNYISMRLEEHPCKPEEDKNNREFLIGIIRYHDKCLKLCEHVNDLYSFSLLLNFLMASMQICFIAFQVTESTVEVIIIYCIFLMTSMVQVFMVCYYGDSLIAASLRVGDAAYNQKWFQCSKTYCSMLKLLIMRSQKPASIRPPTFPPISLVTYMKVISMSYQFFALLRTTYSDN is encoded by the exons atggaaaagacTGGGGAAACTTCACCGAGGACCTTTCTAGAGCTTATGCGAGTGCCAGTGCAGTTTTACAGGAGCATTGGCGAGGATATCTACGCACATCGCTCCACGAATCCATTGAAATCTCTGCTGCTCAAGATCTACCTATATGCGGGATTTATTAACTTTAATCTGCTGGTGATCGGCGAACTGGTGTTCTTTTACAACTCAATTCAGGACTTTGAGACCATTCGCTTGGCCATTGCCGTGGCTCCCTGCATTGGATTTTCCCTGGTGGCTGATTTTAAGCAGTTCGCGATGGTAAGGGGCAAGAAAACGCTGATTATGCTGCTCGATGACCTGGAGGAAATGCATCCGAAGAGCCTGAAGAAGCAGAGGGAATATAGATTGCCGGACTTTGAGAAGACCATGAAACGAGTGATCAATGTATTTACCTTTCTCTGTTTGGCCTATACGACCACGTTTTCCTTCTATCCGGCCATCAAGGCCTCGGTGAAGTTTAATTTTCTCGGTTACGACACCTTCGATCGGAACTTTGGTTTCCTCATTTGGTTTCCCTTCGATGCGACGAGCAGTAACCTGATTTACTGGATTACGTACTGGGATATAGCCCATGGAGCTTATCTAGCCGGCATTGCCTTTCTCTGCGCTGACCTTTTACTAGTCGTTGTAATCACCCAGATTTGCATGCACTTTAACTACATATCCATGCGACTGGAGGAGCATCCCTGTAAACCGGAAGAGGACAAAAATAATAGAGAGTTTCTCATTGGTATTATCAGATATCATGATAAGTGTCTTAA aCTCTGTGAACATGTCAACGATCTTTATAGCTTCTCTCTGCTGCTTAATTTCCTGATGGCCTCTATGCAAATTTGCTTCATAGCCTTTCAGGTCACCGAATCCACTGTGGaagtaatcattatttactGCATATTTCTGATGACCTCAATGGTGCAGGTTTTTATGGTGTGCTACTATGGAGACTCACTAATTGCCGCG aGCTTGAGAGTGGGCGATGCTGCCTACAATCAAAAGTGGTTCCAGTGCAGCAAAACCTATTGCAGCATGCTAAAGCTACTGATTATGCGAAGTCAGAAGCCAGCATCAATAAGACCGCCCACTTTTCCACCCATTTCTTTGGTTACCTATATGAAG GTCATCAGCATGTCGTATCAATTCTTTGCCTTGCTGAGAACTACATACAGCGATAATTGA
- the LOC108056655 gene encoding importin subunit alpha-3-like, giving the protein MEEDRLIEQAKIEHVTPLRDLKELIQTAADASNPELQLTAVQEIRTLLSSKNPPINDLIQNGILPILVESLKEKYDRNLQFEAIWALVSICSGNSEQATQVVAAGAVPYFLKFLESPNLEIWEPTLYSLANIIGDGPLLRDFLIRLGVVQSLLSFIQWDMSPQILCNVILVIGNLCRHYDPPIARETVLQILPALEVLISHHDMEILKWTLWVISFLAGGWQEHIQMVVESEMLPKVISLMGHEKVKVQNAALRAVRKILAGTDEQCQLVLNHNPLSHFTSVVFFVDKKIHREQVKFLWRVTSRNHLWVQAIINEGLLAKVIEILKNGGLQERAVAARSISNLTMRCNEDQLLILVLEDVLRPFCDLLTCQFEEITKTVLSGLSNMLKVSNAHADELTKAIYECGGLAKIERLQTHESVEIYQQAQELIDLYFSDSTV; this is encoded by the exons ATGGAGGAGGATCGTTTGATTGAGCAGGCTAAAATAGAACATGTTACACCTTTAAGGGACCTGAAGGAGCTCATCCAGACAGCGGCCGATGCCAGCAATCCAGAGCTTCAACTGACCGCCGTCCAGGAAATTCGCACTCTACTCTCGTCAAAGAATCCTCCCATCAATGACCTGATCCAAAACGGCATTCTGCCCATCCTGGTCGAGAGTCTCAAGGAAAAATACGATAGAAACCTACAGTTTGAGGCCATCTGGGCCTTGGTCAGCATTTGCAGTGGAAACTCGGAACAGGCGACTCAG GTCGTGGCCGCTGGTGCAGTGccatattttctgaaatttctTGAATCTCCCAATCTGGAAATCTGGGAACCGACCCTTTATTCTTTGGCCAACATAATAGGCGATGGTCCTTTACTGCGGGACTTTCTCATCAGATTGGGTGTGGTTCAGTCGCTGCTCTCTTTTATTCAGTGGGATATGTCCCCCCAGATTCTATGCAATGTGATCCTGGTAATTGGCAATCTGTGCCGGCACTACGATCCACCGATCGCGAGAGAAACTGTCCTGCAGATCCTGCCGGCACTCGAGGTGCTGATCAGTCACCATGACATGGAGATCCTTAAGTGGACTCTTTGGGTCATTAGTTTTCTAGCTGGCGGTTGGCAGGAACACATTCAAATGGTAGTTGAAAGTGAAATGCTGCCGAAAGTGATATCACTAATGGGCCATGAAAAAGTCAAAGTTCAAAATGCTGCATTGCGGGCAGTGAGAAAAATTCTGGCCGGAACAGATGAGCAGTGTCAGTTAGTTTTGAATCACAATCCACTTTCCCATTTCACATCAGTGGTATTTTTTGTCGATAAGAAGATCCACAGGGAGCAGGTGAAGTTCCTCTGGCGAGTCACCTCTCGCAATCACCTTTGGGTTCAAGCCATTATCAACGAGGGATTGCTGGCCAAGGTTATAGAGATTTTAAAGAACGGTGGACTGCAGGAAAGAGCGGTGGCTGCCAGGTCCATAAGTAATCTAACCATGCGCTGCAATGAGGATCAGCTGTTAATTTTGGTCCTAGAGGATGTCCTTCGGCCGTTCTGTGATCTTCTCACCTGCCAATTTGAGGAAATTACAAAGACAGTGCTAAGTGGCCTAAGCAATATGCTTAAAGTATCGAATGCCCATGCCGATGAGTTAACTAAAGCCATTTACGAGTGCGGAGGTTTGGCTAAAATTGAAAGGCTGCAGACTCACGAAAGTGTGGAAATTTACCAACAAGCCCAGGAACTAATCGATCTTTACTTTAGCGATAGTACAGTTTAA